One stretch of Bacteroidales bacterium DNA includes these proteins:
- the yedF gene encoding sulfurtransferase-like selenium metabolism protein YedF — MRIVDCKGLICPMPLIETKKVIRESKIGDELLVEVDNETSFNNLSHFLNDNGLTFEHSKKGIVYRIKFIVKELQTKIQENKVEVKPLTNHGNYIIVFSSNSMGSGDDDLGKLLFKGYINTIDQLETLPQEIICYNSGVTLATKGSDTGQSLKKIEGLGVKISVCGTCVDFFGLKDNLEVGTITNMLYIAGKLASNSIIVKP, encoded by the coding sequence ATGAGGATTGTTGATTGTAAAGGACTTATCTGTCCAATGCCTTTAATTGAGACCAAAAAAGTTATTCGTGAGAGTAAGATTGGGGATGAACTCTTGGTAGAGGTTGATAACGAAACATCCTTTAATAACCTCTCTCACTTTCTAAACGATAACGGTTTGACTTTTGAGCATTCGAAGAAAGGAATTGTTTATCGAATTAAATTCATTGTTAAAGAGTTACAAACAAAAATTCAGGAGAATAAAGTTGAAGTTAAACCATTGACTAATCATGGTAACTACATAATAGTATTTAGCTCCAATTCCATGGGTTCTGGTGATGATGATCTGGGAAAATTACTATTTAAAGGCTATATAAACACCATTGATCAACTTGAAACTCTACCTCAGGAGATTATCTGTTATAATAGCGGTGTAACACTTGCAACTAAAGGTTCAGATACAGGTCAATCACTTAAAAAGATTGAAGGACTGGGAGTTAAGATTTCAGTTTGTGGAACTTGTGTCGATTTCTTTGGCTTAAAGGATAACCTTGAGGTTGGAACCATTACTAATATGCTCTATATTGCTGGTAAACTTGCTAGTAATAGTATAATTGTAAAGCCATAA
- a CDS encoding quinone-dependent dihydroorotate dehydrogenase, whose translation MYEKLLRPILFLFSPEKIHSLVVVFIKIGFRIPGIKWIIRKVTNVEHPLLRRSVLGFEFKNPVGFAAGFDKNAEVYQNFEAFGFSFIEIGTVTPKPQPGNPKPRSFRLKADKALINRMGFNNKGVLYAKERLQNRKNNIIVGGNIGKNTATPNEQAIDDYLFCFKELYDHVDYLVVNISCPNVANLRHLQDGEHLGQILDVLMTERKLRSKYKPILLKVSPDLTIDQLDEIITTAVASGIDGFIATNTTTSRDNLITNKDKVVAIGNGGLSGAPITKRSTEVIRYISQKTLGKLPIIGVGGIMTTEDAIEKLNAGASLIQIYTGFIYFGPMFVKRINKALIKTTK comes from the coding sequence ATGTACGAAAAACTACTTCGACCAATCCTATTTCTATTCTCCCCCGAAAAAATTCATTCACTTGTAGTTGTTTTCATAAAAATTGGATTTCGGATACCAGGAATCAAATGGATTATTCGTAAAGTCACCAATGTTGAGCATCCATTGCTTCGTAGGAGTGTTCTTGGATTTGAATTCAAAAACCCAGTGGGTTTTGCGGCAGGATTCGATAAAAACGCAGAGGTTTACCAGAATTTTGAAGCCTTTGGTTTCTCGTTTATCGAAATAGGCACCGTTACGCCTAAACCACAACCAGGTAACCCCAAACCACGTTCATTCAGACTTAAAGCTGATAAAGCCCTTATAAATAGGATGGGCTTTAATAATAAAGGGGTTCTATATGCAAAGGAGAGACTTCAAAATCGTAAGAATAATATAATAGTGGGTGGCAATATTGGGAAAAACACTGCAACACCTAACGAACAAGCCATTGACGACTATCTATTCTGTTTCAAAGAGTTATACGACCATGTCGACTACCTTGTAGTCAATATAAGCTGTCCAAATGTTGCAAACCTTCGACACCTGCAGGATGGTGAACATCTAGGGCAGATTCTCGATGTGTTGATGACTGAGCGCAAACTGCGTAGCAAGTACAAACCAATTCTACTTAAGGTTTCACCTGATCTTACTATAGATCAACTCGATGAGATAATTACAACTGCTGTTGCTTCAGGTATCGATGGATTTATAGCAACTAATACAACTACATCGCGCGATAACCTAATCACAAATAAAGATAAGGTAGTTGCAATTGGCAATGGCGGCCTAAGCGGTGCGCCAATTACCAAGCGTTCAACCGAGGTAATTCGTTACATATCTCAAAAAACATTAGGCAAACTACCTATTATTGGTGTAGGAGGTATTATGACAACTGAAGATGCTATTGAAAAACTTAATGCTGGTGCATCTCTAATCCAGATATATACTGGATTTATCTACTTCGGTCCAATGTTTGTGAAAAGGATAAATAAAGCATTAATAAAAACTACAAAATAA
- a CDS encoding helix-turn-helix transcriptional regulator, whose translation MFMEARIQKLISYENLTPTKFADIIGVQRSAISHILSGRNKPSFDLIQKILNKFPRISSEWLLMGRGEMYKTMVQQRLFDVDQKTNDIKIEVKPPVIQENTPNISIHKEAENSVNDSSIERIIIFYKDKSFKEYVPGK comes from the coding sequence ATGTTTATGGAGGCACGAATTCAGAAGTTAATTAGCTATGAAAACCTTACGCCTACTAAGTTTGCTGATATAATAGGAGTGCAACGAAGTGCTATTTCCCATATACTCTCAGGTAGAAATAAGCCAAGTTTCGACTTAATACAGAAAATTCTAAACAAATTCCCTAGGATTAGCTCTGAATGGTTGCTTATGGGAAGAGGCGAAATGTATAAAACTATGGTGCAACAACGGTTATTCGATGTTGACCAAAAAACTAATGATATCAAAATTGAGGTTAAACCACCTGTAATTCAAGAAAATACACCAAATATTTCGATTCATAAAGAGGCTGAGAATAGCGTAAACGACAGCAGCATTGAGCGTATCATTATATTTTATAAGGATAAAAGCTTTAAAGAGTACGTACCGGGCAAGTAA
- a CDS encoding ABC transporter permease produces the protein MRIILYIIQKEFLQIFRNKTMLPVIFMVPIVQLLILANAATFEMKNINLSVVDFDNSLRSREIIRRFDASPFYSIVPTERSVEKAVELVHSNKTDAVLVIPKGFEKDLDNAYRPKVQLLLNAINGTSAALANAYTSSILISYSQNIMLEKTGSNLIKPSSISTQTSYWYNPELKYSHFMVPGILVILVTIIGMFLTALNLVREKEIGTIEQINVTPIKRYQFIIGKLIPFWIIAMFELAFGLLVGKILFNIPINGSLLLLFSFAGIFLVLALGGGLLISSSSSSQQQVMFVAFFFMIIFILMSGIFTPTESMPNWAKIFNHINPLYYFMKVNRMVLLKGARLSDISESFISTSILAVIVLTFAIRRYRKTT, from the coding sequence ATGAGAATAATACTGTACATAATTCAAAAGGAGTTTCTACAAATATTTAGGAACAAAACTATGCTACCTGTTATATTCATGGTACCTATAGTTCAACTCCTTATCCTTGCTAATGCGGCTACATTTGAGATGAAAAACATCAACCTTTCAGTGGTTGATTTTGACAATTCCTTAAGATCTCGGGAGATAATTCGTCGTTTCGATGCGTCCCCTTTTTATTCAATTGTTCCAACAGAACGATCAGTTGAGAAAGCCGTTGAGTTGGTTCATTCTAATAAAACGGATGCTGTACTTGTAATTCCAAAAGGATTTGAGAAAGATCTTGATAATGCTTATAGGCCTAAAGTTCAACTACTATTGAATGCAATTAATGGAACATCTGCTGCTTTAGCCAATGCATATACTTCTTCAATCCTAATTAGCTATTCCCAAAATATAATGTTGGAAAAAACTGGATCGAATCTCATTAAACCATCATCAATATCAACCCAAACAAGTTATTGGTACAACCCAGAATTAAAATACTCGCACTTTATGGTTCCGGGAATCTTGGTTATACTGGTTACCATTATAGGTATGTTTTTAACCGCTTTAAATCTAGTAAGAGAGAAGGAGATAGGTACAATTGAACAAATCAATGTAACCCCTATAAAACGTTATCAGTTTATTATCGGAAAACTTATACCATTTTGGATTATTGCCATGTTTGAACTTGCGTTTGGCTTATTGGTAGGTAAAATCCTTTTCAACATACCAATTAATGGAAGTCTATTGCTCCTTTTCAGCTTTGCTGGAATTTTCCTTGTACTTGCTTTAGGGGGAGGATTGCTTATATCTTCAAGCTCATCGTCTCAGCAGCAGGTGATGTTTGTTGCTTTCTTCTTCATGATTATTTTTATTCTTATGAGTGGTATTTTCACACCAACTGAGAGTATGCCAAACTGGGCGAAAATATTTAACCATATCAATCCATTATACTATTTTATGAAGGTTAATCGAATGGTCTTACTCAAGGGTGCTAGGCTATCCGATATAAGTGAAAGCTTTATATCAACTTCTATTCTTGCGGTAATTGTACTTACATTTGCTATACGCAGATACCGAAAAACTACATAA
- a CDS encoding ABC transporter permease — protein MPNKKTNKFWGFAKKEFRHIFRDKRTLLIIFGMPIAQLLIFGYVVTNEIKDANIAIFDKSGDYLSQKLTSKLGSSGYFIPTTFIHSETEIEPVLRSGKAKMVLVYEPNFAQKFYKEGKSSIQIITDASEPNTASLLSNYAWAIINSFAIENGVKEFSSSSIDIRLRMLYNPELKAVFMFVPGTMALILMLITAMMTSISIAREKELGTMEILLVSPLKPSQIIIGKVLPYVGLAFTNALVILFLGYTVFSLPMRGSLLLLLLVNFIFIILALSLGILISTVSKTQQVAMFFSMIGLMLPTILLSGFIFPIENMPVILQWLSLIMPPRWFISALKTIMIKGEGILYVWKEILIMLGMIVFFLTLSIKKFKVRLS, from the coding sequence ATGCCAAATAAGAAAACAAATAAATTCTGGGGTTTTGCCAAAAAAGAGTTCAGGCATATCTTTAGGGATAAGCGTACACTACTGATTATATTTGGAATGCCTATTGCTCAATTGCTTATCTTCGGGTATGTTGTAACCAATGAGATTAAAGATGCAAATATTGCAATATTTGATAAATCAGGAGATTACCTTTCTCAAAAGTTAACATCCAAATTAGGCTCATCTGGATATTTTATACCAACAACATTCATTCATTCTGAAACTGAAATTGAGCCTGTTCTGCGTTCAGGAAAGGCTAAAATGGTATTGGTATATGAGCCCAACTTTGCACAAAAGTTTTATAAAGAAGGAAAATCTTCAATTCAAATAATAACTGATGCCTCAGAACCCAATACAGCAAGCCTTTTATCAAATTATGCATGGGCTATAATCAACAGTTTTGCAATCGAAAATGGGGTAAAGGAATTTTCCTCCTCCTCAATTGATATCAGACTAAGAATGCTATATAACCCTGAATTAAAGGCAGTTTTTATGTTTGTGCCCGGTACCATGGCTTTAATACTAATGCTTATAACTGCTATGATGACATCAATCTCAATAGCAAGAGAAAAAGAGTTAGGTACAATGGAAATTCTGCTAGTATCTCCGCTTAAACCATCACAAATTATAATAGGCAAGGTACTTCCGTACGTAGGATTAGCTTTCACAAATGCCTTAGTAATATTATTTCTTGGATATACAGTTTTTAGCCTGCCCATGAGGGGTAGTCTCTTACTATTACTTCTTGTAAACTTCATTTTCATTATTCTAGCACTTTCGCTAGGTATATTGATTTCTACGGTTAGTAAAACTCAGCAGGTTGCTATGTTTTTTTCAATGATTGGCTTGATGCTCCCAACCATACTACTATCGGGATTTATCTTTCCTATAGAGAATATGCCAGTAATCCTTCAATGGCTTAGCCTAATTATGCCTCCACGGTGGTTTATTTCTGCTCTTAAAACCATTATGATTAAGGGTGAGGGTATTCTTTATGTATGGAAGGAGATACTAATTATGCTGGGTATGATAGTATTCTTTTTGACCTTAAGCATTAAAAAATTTAAAGTTAGACTTAGCTAG
- a CDS encoding ABC transporter ATP-binding protein, whose translation MNSNEIVIDVQGLVKKFGQFVANDNLTFKVYKGEIFGFLGANGAGKTTAIRIMSGLLEPTSGKINVAGFNAYTQRDLIKANIGYMSQKFSLYDDLTVRENIRFFGGIYGLSSKVLKARIEELLSSLKMVEFKDELISSLPLGWKQRLAFSIAMIHNPIIVFLDEPTGGVDPITRRSFWEMIYSVTSQGTTVFVTTHYMDEAEYCDRLSIMVDGRIEALDSPSNLKKKYNASSMDEVFVMLARNGKSVA comes from the coding sequence ATGAATTCTAACGAGATAGTAATTGATGTTCAGGGCCTTGTTAAGAAGTTTGGTCAGTTTGTTGCCAACGATAACCTAACTTTTAAGGTTTACAAAGGTGAAATATTCGGTTTTTTGGGTGCAAATGGTGCCGGAAAAACAACTGCCATAAGGATAATGAGTGGTTTGCTTGAACCCACATCGGGTAAAATAAATGTGGCTGGATTTAACGCTTATACTCAACGCGATTTAATTAAAGCAAACATTGGTTATATGAGCCAAAAATTTTCTCTGTACGATGACTTAACAGTAAGAGAGAATATTAGGTTTTTTGGTGGTATTTACGGGCTAAGCAGTAAAGTGTTAAAAGCGAGGATTGAAGAACTGCTTTCGAGTCTAAAGATGGTTGAATTTAAAGATGAGTTGATTTCATCACTTCCCTTAGGATGGAAACAACGTTTGGCCTTTTCCATTGCTATGATTCATAACCCAATTATTGTTTTTCTCGATGAACCAACAGGCGGTGTCGACCCAATTACAAGAAGAAGTTTCTGGGAGATGATTTATAGTGTTACTAGCCAAGGAACTACAGTATTTGTTACAACACATTATATGGATGAAGCTGAATACTGTGATAGGCTTTCAATCATGGTCGATGGAAGAATTGAAGCATTAGATTCGCCATCAAACCTGAAGAAAAAATATAATGCCAGCAGTATGGATGAGGTATTTGTCATGCTCGCCCGTAATGGAAAAAGTGTTGCCTAA
- a CDS encoding ABC transporter ATP-binding protein: MNPILANNISKSYEKVDALKDVSFEVERGELFGLIGPDGAGKTTLIRILTSLIIPDSGKASLSGNDVVKDFHEIRKIVGYMPGRFSLYADLTVLENLEFFAGVFGTTIEENYYLIKDIYHMLEPFKNRLAGKLSGGMKQKLALSCALIHKPEILLLDEPTTGVDAVSRKEFWVMLRKLKDEGITILVSTPYMDEASQCDRIALIDKGQILSINTPKGVVDLFPYKLLGVNTPNSFKLLKNLRSFPMCKGAFLFGQDIHFATDNKDLTCKELQDSIINAGFENTTVKQIEPSVEDCFMQLMGNNE; encoded by the coding sequence ATGAATCCCATTTTAGCTAATAATATTTCAAAATCGTATGAGAAGGTTGATGCTTTAAAGGATGTCTCCTTTGAAGTTGAAAGGGGCGAACTATTTGGTCTAATAGGGCCCGACGGCGCAGGTAAAACAACTCTCATTCGAATACTAACATCGCTAATTATTCCCGATTCAGGTAAAGCTTCTCTTTCAGGGAATGATGTAGTAAAAGATTTTCATGAGATTAGAAAAATTGTCGGCTATATGCCCGGTCGTTTTTCTCTTTATGCTGATTTAACGGTATTGGAAAACCTAGAGTTCTTTGCAGGTGTTTTTGGCACTACTATAGAGGAAAACTATTATCTTATTAAAGATATCTACCACATGCTAGAGCCCTTTAAAAATAGGCTTGCTGGTAAATTGTCGGGTGGTATGAAGCAAAAATTAGCGCTTTCATGCGCTCTTATTCATAAACCCGAAATCCTTCTACTCGATGAGCCTACAACAGGGGTAGATGCAGTTTCAAGGAAAGAGTTTTGGGTAATGCTTCGCAAATTGAAAGATGAAGGAATTACAATACTTGTATCAACCCCATATATGGATGAGGCATCGCAGTGCGATCGAATTGCATTAATTGATAAGGGGCAGATTTTAAGTATCAATACACCTAAAGGAGTGGTTGATTTATTCCCATATAAGTTGCTGGGAGTGAATACACCTAATTCTTTCAAACTTTTAAAAAACCTTCGATCTTTTCCAATGTGTAAAGGGGCATTCCTTTTTGGGCAGGATATTCATTTTGCAACGGATAATAAGGATTTGACCTGTAAAGAATTACAGGATAGTATTATTAATGCTGGTTTTGAAAATACAACAGTAAAACAGATTGAACCATCCGTAGAAGACTGTTTTATGCAGCTAATGGGAAATAACGAATAG
- a CDS encoding HlyD family efflux transporter periplasmic adaptor subunit, translating to MKLIIFTLVTSALTTSLSSCNRNGDKADAYGTFETDETTISAEASGKLLTFSIDEGDQVKTGQVVGVIDSIQLYLKCKQLNSQIEAVKSRIPNINAQSEVQAEQLNVLNIEYNRIKKMFADGSATQKQIDDIEGRISLAKKQKDAIDVQKTSTFAEIPALTAQVEQVKDQLRRCKIVNPADGKVLVTYVNQFESVIQGKALYKVANMDFMYLRAYISGNQLHSFQPGSKVKVFIDNESGQLIESEGTISWVSSEAEFTPKIIQTREERVKLVYPIKVKVKNDGSFRIGMPAEVRLISNK from the coding sequence ATCAAACTGATAATATTTACATTAGTTACTAGCGCTTTAACTACTTCATTATCATCATGCAACAGAAATGGTGATAAAGCCGATGCCTATGGTACATTTGAAACCGATGAAACGACCATTTCTGCCGAAGCCTCTGGCAAATTATTAACTTTCAGTATTGATGAGGGAGATCAGGTTAAAACAGGGCAAGTTGTTGGTGTTATTGATAGTATCCAGCTCTATCTAAAGTGTAAGCAACTAAATAGCCAAATAGAGGCTGTAAAATCAAGAATACCCAACATTAATGCTCAATCCGAAGTTCAAGCAGAACAGTTAAATGTTCTAAATATTGAATACAATAGAATTAAGAAGATGTTCGCTGATGGTTCTGCCACCCAAAAACAGATTGATGATATTGAGGGTAGGATTAGCCTTGCTAAGAAACAGAAGGATGCAATTGATGTCCAAAAAACTTCAACATTTGCTGAAATACCAGCACTTACTGCTCAGGTAGAACAGGTTAAAGATCAACTTCGTCGTTGTAAAATTGTAAATCCTGCTGATGGAAAAGTGCTAGTTACCTATGTTAATCAGTTCGAGAGTGTTATTCAGGGGAAAGCGCTCTATAAAGTTGCAAATATGGATTTTATGTATCTACGAGCTTATATATCTGGAAATCAACTACACAGTTTTCAACCCGGTAGTAAGGTTAAAGTCTTTATTGATAATGAAAGTGGTCAACTTATTGAATCAGAAGGAACAATATCATGGGTATCGTCTGAGGCTGAATTTACTCCCAAAATAATTCAAACCCGCGAGGAGAGAGTTAAACTTGTGTATCCTATTAAAGTTAAGGTTAAAAACGATGGAAGTTTCAGAATAGGTATGCCAGCAGAAGTTAGGCTAATTAGCAACAAATAG
- a CDS encoding TolC family protein has translation MKSIIITISSLLIGFNPLYSNGQDTIRLADLFKALNSSNPISKIPSSIDSVYQLKQSNLKVNYLPKLDINGSATWQSDVTALNISLPIPGFSVPKPNHDQYKVTLDISQLIWDGGSTKSRIELEERNRILERNRIDVEMYGLKERLTNLYFNLVLLDVTKNQFELMQKDLARRVFELESGVRAGMVLSSTVDAIKAEQLKLLQNLDAIPAQKNSLISSIRAITGIVINESDKYLLPSPIELSDFSCLRPELSGFGFQKDLMNASSNLVSRKRYPILAGFAQGGYGKPGLNMLSNNWDTFYLLGAKLSWNIWDWNLASKEKQQFKIQQDMIDRRKDVYLNGYNAQIESIKAEISKLRNQLEKDNEIINLLHGVTERSSSSLKNGTITSANYISDFNAESRARLDMETRKIMLSLQIVTLYNLTGNDIK, from the coding sequence ATGAAATCGATAATTATTACTATTTCATCCTTATTAATTGGCTTTAATCCGTTGTATTCCAATGGGCAGGATACAATCAGGTTAGCCGATTTATTTAAAGCATTAAACTCCTCAAATCCAATATCTAAGATTCCTTCATCTATCGATTCTGTTTATCAATTAAAACAGAGTAACTTAAAGGTGAATTATCTTCCAAAATTGGATATTAATGGCTCTGCCACATGGCAATCGGATGTTACTGCTCTGAATATAAGCCTTCCAATCCCCGGATTTTCAGTACCTAAACCGAATCATGATCAATATAAGGTAACACTTGACATTTCTCAATTGATATGGGATGGAGGTTCCACAAAATCAAGAATTGAACTTGAGGAGAGGAATAGAATCCTCGAACGAAATAGGATTGATGTTGAGATGTATGGACTCAAGGAAAGATTGACAAACCTTTACTTCAACCTTGTTTTGCTGGATGTTACCAAAAATCAGTTTGAATTGATGCAAAAGGATTTAGCTAGAAGGGTATTTGAGTTAGAATCTGGGGTAAGAGCGGGAATGGTTCTCAGTTCGACTGTTGATGCCATAAAAGCGGAACAGTTAAAACTATTACAAAATTTAGATGCTATTCCGGCTCAGAAAAACTCTCTAATATCATCTATTAGAGCGATTACAGGGATTGTAATCAACGAAAGCGATAAGTATTTACTGCCAAGTCCCATCGAATTAAGTGATTTTTCATGCCTTAGACCTGAATTATCGGGTTTTGGATTCCAAAAAGATTTAATGAATGCCTCATCAAATCTAGTATCCCGCAAACGCTATCCAATTCTTGCGGGATTTGCACAAGGAGGCTATGGCAAGCCAGGACTAAACATGCTCAGCAACAATTGGGATACCTTTTACCTACTCGGTGCTAAACTTTCATGGAATATATGGGACTGGAATTTAGCAAGTAAGGAAAAACAACAGTTTAAAATCCAGCAGGATATGATAGATCGTCGTAAGGATGTATATCTTAATGGTTATAATGCTCAAATAGAAAGTATTAAGGCTGAAATAAGTAAGTTAAGAAATCAACTTGAAAAGGATAATGAAATAATTAACCTACTTCATGGTGTAACTGAGCGAAGCTCATCATCGCTTAAAAACGGAACAATTACATCAGCCAATTATATATCCGACTTTAATGCAGAATCCAGAGCTCGACTCGATATGGAGACAAGAAAAATTATGCTGTCACTCCAAATCGTAACGCTTTATAACCTAACAGGCAACGATATTAAATAA
- a CDS encoding TetR/AcrR family transcriptional regulator — translation MTEQQKDTEQQILKAARKVFIEKGLDGARMQEIADEAGINKALLHYYFRSKDKLFEMIFQEELGKFFPKMVTLMSSEDISLEDKIRTFVSNYISTFISNPFLPSFIIKEVHRDPDNLKSFFVKSGLDVNMIKLVITNLAKQLNMSFEETRHFMINMISLCIFPFAGRPLIEKILFSEDKSEYNKFLEERKTVVADYIISTLKNRQ, via the coding sequence ATGACAGAACAACAAAAAGATACTGAACAGCAAATATTAAAAGCCGCTCGTAAAGTATTCATCGAAAAGGGTTTAGATGGTGCCCGTATGCAGGAGATAGCAGATGAAGCGGGTATTAACAAAGCTTTACTTCATTACTATTTTAGGAGCAAGGATAAACTATTTGAAATGATTTTTCAAGAGGAGTTAGGTAAATTCTTTCCAAAAATGGTTACGTTAATGTCCTCCGAAGATATTAGCCTTGAAGATAAGATACGGACTTTTGTAAGTAATTATATTTCAACCTTTATTTCAAATCCATTCCTTCCATCTTTTATTATTAAGGAGGTTCATCGTGATCCTGACAACCTTAAATCTTTCTTTGTTAAATCGGGACTTGATGTAAATATGATAAAACTTGTAATTACAAATCTTGCTAAGCAATTAAATATGAGTTTTGAGGAAACAAGGCATTTTATGATTAATATGATTAGCCTATGTATTTTCCCTTTTGCAGGACGACCTCTCATTGAAAAAATTTTATTTTCTGAGGACAAATCAGAATACAACAAGTTTCTAGAAGAAAGAAAAACGGTTGTTGCTGATTATATAATAAGTACACTAAAGAATAGGCAATAA
- a CDS encoding PhzF family isomerase, translating into MLKLIVYQIDSFTKERFKGNPAGVVVNADELSDEQMLMIARELNNSETAFLFSPDEDNCDGVIRYFTPKVEVPACGHATIAAMYAKALEENLESCVLRIKTRIGILSFEIIKLDDDYQVIMSQGKFELNPPLDNKTSQRLIDALGITKSDLDERCPIQIASTGHSKVMIGIKSRIELNSLTPNFQELIDLSKQIKCNGYFVFTFDSDDKEILIYGRMFAPISGVNEDPVTGNANGPLGGYLLQNRIIEAKGNNFEFKGRQGEAMGRLGTIGVKVTLINDKISLIQLKGNAVKVFKTIIEI; encoded by the coding sequence ATGCTTAAATTAATAGTATACCAAATTGATTCTTTTACCAAAGAGCGCTTTAAAGGAAACCCTGCGGGTGTTGTTGTTAACGCCGATGAACTATCAGATGAACAAATGCTGATGATTGCAAGGGAATTAAACAATTCGGAAACTGCTTTTCTATTTTCCCCTGATGAGGATAACTGCGATGGAGTAATAAGATATTTTACGCCAAAAGTTGAGGTCCCAGCATGTGGTCATGCCACAATAGCGGCCATGTATGCAAAAGCTCTTGAGGAAAATTTAGAATCTTGTGTACTTAGGATTAAAACACGGATAGGTATATTATCCTTTGAGATAATCAAATTAGATGATGATTATCAAGTAATTATGAGTCAAGGAAAATTTGAGCTAAACCCTCCTCTTGACAATAAAACTTCGCAAAGACTAATAGATGCCTTGGGTATTACAAAATCAGATTTAGATGAACGATGCCCAATACAGATTGCTTCTACAGGGCATTCCAAAGTAATGATTGGAATTAAAAGTAGGATAGAACTTAACAGTTTAACTCCTAATTTTCAAGAACTAATAGATTTAAGCAAGCAGATCAAGTGCAATGGGTACTTTGTTTTTACATTCGATTCCGATGATAAAGAAATATTGATTTATGGTAGAATGTTTGCTCCCATAAGCGGAGTAAATGAAGATCCCGTAACAGGCAATGCCAATGGTCCCCTAGGAGGTTATTTACTGCAAAATAGGATAATTGAAGCAAAAGGCAATAATTTTGAATTCAAAGGAAGGCAAGGGGAAGCAATGGGTAGGCTTGGAACTATAGGCGTTAAGGTTACTTTAATTAATGATAAAATATCCTTAATTCAACTTAAGGGCAATGCTGTTAAAGTATTTAAGACTATTATAGAAATTTAG
- a CDS encoding DUF2807 domain-containing protein, translated as MKKTLVLFVFMIVNSANSYCQTTEERNLSAFDKLKVGSEVRVFLTKGNEEKVKIIASGIELSDIETTVNGKTLQIELSRGIHIDASVELYITYKEIREINVGASGLVSLQNPLTGDKVVLNANTNGQLQAELSLKTVDIKVGQGATMRLSGKTGSMDAKVSTGGILSALDVQSDSTYIRVGSGGTAKVNVTQLLDANVRTGGTLIYSGAPKQNKIKTGIGATVNILE; from the coding sequence ATGAAAAAGACCTTAGTACTATTTGTATTTATGATTGTGAACTCAGCCAATTCATATTGTCAAACAACTGAAGAAAGAAACCTTTCAGCCTTCGACAAACTTAAGGTTGGGAGTGAGGTTAGGGTTTTTCTAACTAAGGGTAATGAGGAAAAGGTGAAAATTATTGCTTCTGGTATAGAACTATCTGATATTGAAACAACAGTGAATGGAAAAACATTACAGATTGAACTTTCTCGCGGAATTCACATTGATGCAAGTGTAGAGTTATACATTACTTACAAGGAGATTAGGGAAATTAATGTTGGAGCATCGGGATTAGTTAGCCTTCAGAACCCTTTAACTGGTGACAAAGTTGTGCTTAATGCAAACACCAATGGGCAACTTCAGGCAGAATTAAGTTTAAAAACAGTAGATATTAAGGTTGGACAAGGTGCTACCATGAGATTAAGCGGTAAAACGGGATCTATGGATGCTAAAGTTTCTACTGGGGGAATTCTTTCAGCTCTTGATGTCCAATCTGATAGCACATACATTCGAGTAGGTAGTGGCGGTACCGCTAAAGTGAATGTAACTCAATTACTGGATGCTAATGTTAGAACTGGAGGTACACTAATATATTCTGGTGCACCAAAACAGAATAAAATAAAAACTGGTATAGGAGCCACCGTTAATATTTTGGAATAA